The nucleotide window GCAGGGGGCGATTGCTGGTGAATGATGAACGGGCATATTCACGCAACCCGGCAGCGGTTTTGATCATCGGTGAATTGAGCACGAACTCCCGCGCTTCCAGTACCGCCAGTTCCCGGCTTTCCTGCAGTGCGACCAGCGCCTGACCACAGGTATTGCCAAAATCGAGATTAAGCTCGCACTCCCGGGCATATTTACTCTCATGCACCCGAATATCGGTGGTGACATCGATCTTCAGTTCCTGATGAGGCTGTTCCAGTGAGAAGAAGTACGCTTTATTGCCAAAATAATCGGTGCGCTGCTGCCCCAGAGTATACGCGGGGTATATCTGAATCCGGCTATCGGTGCAGCTCTGATACTCAGTATCCCTTGGCAACAGGTAGGCCCGGTTGTAGCACAGCGTCACCGGCTTTTCATATTCGTAATGGGTGATATGCCGAATGCGATAGATCATAATTCTTCATCCCAATCGGTGCGCACAAGTTGTTGGTGCACCTTGACCTGATCAAAGTATTTGGTACTAATCTGGTTCGATGTTTCCTGCAGCAGATACTGCAAACGGGCCAGCAACTGATCAAGCGCAGCGCGGGTTTTGGTTTTATTATCCTCTGCCACCAGCGCATCAAGTGTACTCAACTGAATGGCTGAAGACGCTTCGAGCATGCAGCGATCCTCTTCTGCCAGACCTGCGCCATGCACGGCCGAAGGTAATACTTCAAGATGTCGGCGTAGCTGATCAACCTGATAAAACACTGAGCGTGGGTTGCTGCTGTCATGCAACAGCAGTTCCAGTCCCTGCGCCATATCACTGCCGGAATGATCACGGCGGCGGAACGTAATCAGTACTTCGGAGCTGAGCAGTATTGATTCAAGTACCTGCAACTGCTGATATTCGGGTAATACAGTCACCAGAGAGGAGCGAATCAGAGACACCCCCTGAAGGGCTTTCTCAACCCGCAGCCCCATATCGATAAAGCGCCATCCCAGGCCCCGCACCATACTTTCCTGCCATAATCCGGACAGCGCCAGCAATGTTGTGACCAGTGGATCCAGTGCTTCTTCAGGGGCGGCAGTCAGTCCCTGCTTAAGGGAATCGGCCAGACCATTCAGTTCATCCCGAAGATCATTAATCACCCTCTGGGTATCCGCTGACAGCATCTCCCGTACCTGATCCGAGCACTCCAGCAGCGAGTTCAGGTTAGCGGTAACACTACCGGCGCGCTTGCCATCCAGCACCACCGACAGCAACTCCGCTTCGGGCTGTACAGAGGCCGACTCATCAGGGACGACAAAACCTGGGTAGGTGGTGGTCAGCTGGGTCACCGCCTGCAGCAGCACCTTACGGGTCTCAGCAGGCATATGGTAGGTACTGTTAAGCTGGACAAACACGGTTCTGAGCAGTCTCAGTGCGGACTCAGCCCGGACAGCATAGCGTCCCATCCAGTATAGATTCTCGACAACCCGACAGGGAAACGAAATCCGCGGCTGCATCTGGGTCTTAACCGGGGCAGGCAGAGGCCGCTGCTCCAGCAAAGAGACCTGTTTTTCAGGCTCAGATGCGAGTATCCAGGTGTCCTTACTGATCGCCCCTCTGAGATTGCTCAGGTTAAGGCTGTCAGCCAGATTACCCACCCGGGTCAGTCCGCCCGGCATAACATTGTAAGAGGAGCTGGTTGCCACCGAATAGCCCCGCAGAACAGAGGGCCGGGGCAACAACTGATTATCTCTCCATGAGGGAGCCGTGGAGGGGCGAATATACTCCTGAGCGACAAACTTTAACGGCTCCTTGCGGATCTTATCGATCAGAGCCTGACGCTGGGTCTCATCAAGCGTCGAACCAAACACACTCTGATCAGACGGTTTACGGAAGCAGCTCTTAATCACCAGACGACTGATATTCTCAATCACATAGGTCAGGTCCTGAGGGTCTCCGCACCAGTAGGTTGTTACCGACGATAGCTGCGGCTCACGCCCCAGAAAGTGACTGGCAATCTGCGGCAGATAACGCAGCAACGCAGGATTTTCTAAAAAACCTGAACCCATCGGGTTGGCGACTATCACCCGCCCTGCGCGAACCACTTCGAGCAAGCCGGGCACCCCCAGACGGGAATCACTTTTAAGTTCTACCGGATCACAGTAAAAATCATCAACCCGGCGCAGCACCACGTCAACCCGCTCCAGCCCTCCCAGTGACTTCATCCACAGATATCCCTTACTGACCCGAAGATCACTCCCCTGAACCAGCGGGAAGCCAAGGTAGTTGGCGAGATAGGTATGCTCGAAATAGGTTTCGTTATAGGAGCCCGGCGTCAGAATAACGATTCGCGGTTGCTCATTGGTAATCGAACTGGCCAGACTGTTAAGCTTCAGGCGTAACGACTGGAAGAACAGTGATAGCCGGTGCACATGACTGTCACGGAACAGCGATGGCAGCACCCGGGACATCACTGTGCGGTTCTCCAGCGCATAACCGGAACCACTGGGTGCCTGGGTACGATCACCAATCACCTGCATACGCCCGGTATGATCACGCACCATATCGGTGGCATGCATCACCAACTGATGCTCTCCCGGCAGGGACAGCCCGTCACAGGCACGCAGAAAGCCGCCATGACTGTAAAGCAACTCTGGCGGTAAGATGCCAAGACGAATCAGGTCACGGTTACCATAGATATCCTTGAGTACCAGATCCAACAGCTCGGCACGCTCCTGCAGACCCGCTTCAATACCGGCCCACTCTTCACTGGAGATAAGGGCGGGTACCGGATCGAGTTGCCAGGTGGCAGCCGATGGCGAGCCGCTGTTATAGGTCGCGCCATCATCACGCAGAATACGCTCAGCCTTTAGCTGACGATCACGAATGCCCTGGACACCCAGAGTCTTCAGTCCGTCAAGCAGATATTGCCAATGCGCCTGGATCTGCGACTGATCGCCATAGACCTCATCGTATCCAGAGCCTGCGGGTGAATACTGCAACCCATCAGGGGATTCTGCGGCTCGTCTTTCCATCAGCTATCGGCACCAAAGTTATTTCAGGCTGCATAGTATGCCACGACTTTGCTACGTTTCCATCTGCCTGCGCAGATCCAGAGTATGCGGATACTCATTGGTCGGCATTTCCGCAGGTGGCGCCATCGCCCGTGGTGGCGCATTATTGGCAAAAAACTCGCGGATCCCGGAAAATTCCGGCATATGGGTGGTGGCCGGTGGCGTCGGCGTATGCTCAGTGTCACCAAAGCGATTGATACGCCGGGACTCGGCTTCGAACGCGTTAATCGGGAACGTTTCATAACTGCGGCCACCCGGATGCACCACATGGTAGCTACACCCGCCGATGGTTTGTCCATTCCAGGTATCGATCAGATCGAATATCAGCGGCGAATGAACCCCGATAGTGGGATGCAGTGCCGACTGCGGAGCCCAGGCTTTGTAGCGCACAGCGGCAACAAACTCGCCCTGACGACCGGTAGAACGCAGCGGTATACGACGACCATTACAGGCCAGCACATAGCGATCCGGGGTCAGGCCCTCCACTCTGATCTGCAAACGCTCAACCGATGAGTCAACAAAGCGCGCGGTACCAAAACTACCCACTTCTTCTCCCAGCACATGCCAGGGTTCGATCGCCCAGCGCAACTCAATCCGCACATCATCAATATTGACGCTGCCATAGTGGGGGAAGCGAAACTCCTCAAAGGGTGCCAGCCACTCCTGCTGGAACGGTATACCATGCTCCTGCAGATCCTTAACAACCTCGCGGATATCTGCCCAGACATAATGCGGCATCATAAACCGGTCGTGCAGATCCGTACCCCAGCGCACCAGCGGTTTCTTATAGGGGTCTTGCCAGAAACGCGCCATCAGGCAGCGAATCAGCAGCGCCTGCACCAACGCCATCTGCGGATGCGGTGGCATCTCAAAGCCGCGAAATTCGAGCAGCCCCTGACGTCCCGATGACAGACCCGGAGAATAAAGCTTATCGATACAGAACTCTGAACGATGGGTATTACCGGTAATATCCACCAGCAGGTTACGCATCAGCCGGTCAATCAGCCAGGGCTGATCAACGATGCCTTCAGGCATCAGATCGAAGGCGGTTTCCAGCTCGTAGAGCATCTCTTCCCGACCCTCATCGACCCGGGGCGCCTGACTGGTAGGGCCAATAAACATACCGGAGAACAGATAGGACAGCCCTGGATGGTGCTGCCAGTAGGTTACAAAGCTGCGCAACAGGTCAGGACGGCGCAGGAATGGACTGTCGGCAGCGGTTGCCGCGCCCAGCGTGATATGGTTACCGCCACCGGTGCCGGTATGGCGACCATCAAGCATAAACTTCTCAGCCCCAAGCCGTGACAAACGTGCCTCTTCATAGAGCATCTGGGTATTATCTGACAGGTCACGCCAGTTATCCGAAGGGTGAATATTCACTTCGATAACACCGGGATCAGGGGTCACTTTAAAACATCGGATCCGTTCATCTTTGGGCGCTTCATAGCCTTCTATCACCACCGGCAAGTCAAACTCTGCTGCGGTATCTTCGATCAGCTCAATCAGGGCAATGTAGTGTTCCAGATGCTCCAGCGGCGGCAAAAACAGATAGAGGCAACCGTTCCGCGGTTCAATACACAACGTCGTGCGCACCACTTCCACAGGTGTGGTGGCTTTATCGACCGGCTCAGATTCAGACCCATCTGCACTGGCAAGCGCCGCACTCACACCAGCATCCGGTAATGCCTCAACGGGGGCAAACGGATCACGTGCATGCTCCCGATGCAGCTCTTCATCGGTCATCAGGGGTAACGAATTCAACGGTAAGCGCAGCCCGACAGGAGAGTCACCCGGAATCAGTGTTAGCGTATCACGGCGAAGCGGCCACGGGCTTGAACGCCAATGCTGGGTGTCATAATTCCAGCCCAGCGGCAAACAGTAGCCAACTGGCTTGCCCAGATCCTGCGACAGCAGTTGCGCCAGTTTCTTACGTTCCAGATCATCTTTCAGGTCAGCTTTACGCGGATCAACATTTTCCGGCAGGCTCTGTTCTTTCCAGAGATAGTAGAGTGAGTCTTCATAGGCAGGGATAACCCGCCGGGAGGGTAAGCCCGCTTTTTCGGCCAGCAGTTGAGCAAATTTCTTCGCCGTTTTGCGGGTCACGCCATAGTCTTTGTCAACCCGCGCCAGCAGCCTGGAATCCCGCCACAGAGGCTGACCATCGGTACGCCAGAAACAACCCAGCGCCCAGCGGGGCACCTCCTCTCCGGGGTACCATTTACCCTGGCCATAATGCAGTAGCCCGCCAGGCGCAAATTTTTCCCGCAATCGGAGCAACAGGTCTTTTGCCAGCCGGAGTTTATCTTCGCCCAGTGCTTCAGTATTCCACTGAGCTCCGTCCATATCATCGATTGATACAAAGGTCGGTTCTCCGCCCATGGTCAGACGCACATCCTGATCGATCAGCTGCTGATCAACCGCAGCACCCAACGCTTCAATGCATTGCCACTGTTGTTCTGTATAAGGCTTGGTTACCCGCGGATCTTCATGTATCCGGGTAACTTCATTGCTGAAGGCGAATTCCACTTCGCAGGGATCAATACCACCCGCGATCGGCGCAGCAGAGCGTGGCGAAGGGGTACAGGCGAGTGGAATATGTCCCTCACCGGCAAACAGCCCGGAGGTCGGATCCAGACCAATCCAGCCAGCACCCGGAATAAACACCTCACACCAGGCGTGCAAATCGGTGAAATCTTTATCCGTCCCCGACGGTCCGTCCAGCGCTTTAACATCCGCGACCAGTTGTACCAGATAACCGGACGCAAACCGTGCAGCCAGTCCCAGGTGACGCAAGACCTGCACCAGCAGCCAGGCCGTATCCCGGCAGGAACCGCGTTTCAGTTCCAGCGTTTCTTCGCTGGTCTGAACCCCCGGTTCCATGCGGATATTATAATCAATTGCACTTTCCAGACGCTGATTCAAATAGACCAGAAAGTCATTGGTCGGCATCGGTTCACGGGGTACAGAACGGACCCATTCCTGAATTAACGGTCCGTCATCAACGATCTCAAGATAGGGTTTGAGCTCGGAGAGCAACTCCTTTTCATAGGTAAACGGGAACTTCTCCGCATACTCTTCGAGGAAGAAATCAAACGGATTAATCACCGTCATATCGGCGATGACTTCCACCTCAACACGCAGATGGTCACTCTTTTCAGGGAACACCAAGCGGGCCAGGAAATTACCAAAAGGATCCTGCTGCCAGTTAATAAAGTGGTTTTCCGGACTTATTTTCAATGAGTACGCTTTAATCGGTGTCCGGCTGTGAGCCGCAGGCCGCAGCCTGATAGTGTGCGGGGACATCTTTACCGCTTTGTCGAAGCGATATTCAGTAATATGGTGGATTGCGGTTCGTATGGCCATTCGGTACCCCGTAGATCGATATAAAACCTATTCTGGATAAAGCAAAAGTAATTATGACCGGGCGGAACAGATACTGGTCAGACTGCTTCAGATCTGTCAGCCAGAGATTATTAAGCTCTGAGTCCCCCCATCATCGCTGTTCAATATGACAAATATAATGACTTTTATCGCAGTGCTCTTTGATTAACACTGACAGGTTGAACCTATAAATCCGATTACCGCCCTGTCTCACCGCTGCTGCGCACCACAATAAAGCATCTCATCCCTGACTAATGCAGCCAAATCTCCATCACTCAGAAACCTTGCCCCCAAACAGCGCATGAACAGCTAAGGTTTGAGCTATCTACAAGGTAGAGCAATAAACAGGCCAGCGATAGCTATTTAATAGAAAGAGGATAGCTTCAATTCTGTAAAGACAGTCCACAGATTAACCTGTTTTAGGCACGACGGTAACCTCCCTTTAACAAAGACTTAAACGGTAATCATCTCTGAAGAATATGCGGCGCGGCGATAGTGTCGCCGTGGTTTGCAGGGATATGGATCTACGCGTAGATGACGAGGTTGTCGTAACTACGTCAAAGAACCGCGTTGTAAACAGTGGTGATACAACTGAGTTAATCTGATCAGATTAACGGCAGAGACTTATCGACCCTATTACGAGGATCGGCACAGCAGGGTAAACCCGGAAGCGGAAACTCAGCTCCTGCTGCTATTGACCGGCTACAGCAGCATAAATGGAGCGTCCGGGTTTAACTAAGCGACTCTGTTTATACTGTCAGCTCCCCCAAAAACGGGGTCTGCCGGTATCCAGATGGACAAATTTACTGCGGGTATAGAGTCCTACACCACCGCGGTTCATCTGCCGGGCAGCCCGGTGCAGGTCCATCAGGTGAACTCCCGGTATACGAATATCGATCGCCTGACCCTGCATGTGCAGACTTTTTTTCGCGACCTGACCGCTACGCTGGCTCAACATTGCATTCGTCTCCGGTGAGCGGTAACCAGAAATCACTTCAACGGGCTTATCAACCCCCAGCTTCTGCTGCAGGTCATGCAGTAAGACCATCAGTTCAGGTGACATATCACCGACTTTATCATTACGATGATCTCTCAACAGGTGGCAGATAGCCTCCATACTGTCGGGGATAAACTTACCATTACAGAAGAAAGTAGCGTTCAGCTTTTCCCCGGTATGCAGGTTATTAAACGACAAGGACATATCGGAGAGCGGCATGATGCTGCCCGATTCCGGTATCGTATTCCTGGCTAAAGCATTTGGAGAAAGAGCTGCACCCGCAGATAACAGTGCGATTTTGCGCAAAAACTGCCTGCGCGAATGTTTCATATGTGTCATAAGGTAGGAAATTAGTTACATCGTTTAAAAATTGAACAGCGATTATCTATTAATTACGCACAACTGTACAGTTTTTAATCAATACGCCACGATATTGAACCCCCCGCCTGAGCGGTTGAGACAAGCTGATCACGCTCCCAATCATCCCGACGGTAAATATCGTGGCGAAAATTCAGCATTCCCTGAGCGTCTAGCCATGCGGTCCAGTAGGTCATATGCACCGGCAGTGGATGACGAAGATATATTGCCTGGGTTTCTTCTGTCATCAGCCCTTGTTGCAGCAACGGTAGCTTTCCCGGGCTATCCAGCTGCAATAGATATTGAGCGAGTTCTTCAGCCCGTTCAACCCTGATACACCCCGAACTCAGGTCGCGACGTTCCTTATTAAACAGACTATGGGCCGATGTATCATGAAGATAAACCGCATAGGGACTGTGAGACATAAACTTGAGCCTTCCCAGAGTATTTCCCTCTCCGGGGGCCTCCCAGAAATAACGGTCTTCGCCGCCCCGATACATCGACTGAGGGTCTACTTCGTTACTGGGTAATAAGACCCGTTGCGCGCCGCGGCCCTGAGCCACATTAAGGTGTTTTCGACTCAGATAGTCCGGATCAGCCTGCCATGCGGGAATAATATCTTTCCAGCCGATACTTTTAGGCACCGTCCAGGAAGGATTCATAATCAGCCCTTTGATCGCTGTTGTGAATACCGGGGTCTTGCGTTTCTGACGGCCAACAATGGTTTTCATCTGTAGTACAACATCACCCTGATCGACCAGGCGCAGACGGAACTCCGGTATATTAACCTGGATATAGCGTCCGCCGGCATGTTCACTGAACTGCCTGATGCGATACTGATTCAGCGTTAACTGATCAATTCGTTCGGCCGGTGTTATATTCAGAAAGCGGCGACTTTCAGGCCCCAGAATACCATCCGTTATTGCGCCATGACGAGACTGGAACCGCTTCAACGCCTCATCCAGCGCCTGATCGAAGTACTGCTCATCGCGGGTTACCAGCGTCAGTCGCCCATAATCGCCCAGTAACATTAATTGCTGACGCAGAATAACAACCTGAGGGTGACGATCTCCCTGACGCAATAAGGGGCCTTTTTCAAGACGCGGCCAGGGCCCATGACGATTCAATTCATGGTAGTAGTTAATTGCACTATCCAGACTCTTAAAATGGCTTTCAGGCGCTGGTTGATTCTGATGCAGCAATGCCGAATAAATAGCCGGGTGCTCCACTGCAGACGCAGCAGTACCGACACAAAAACTGAGGTATGCACAGAAACATACGAGCCGGCTGATACCTCCCATATTCACTCCTTCAGGTTTTAACCACGATAAAAACCTGTCGCCTGTTCAGTACAGACCCAAAAAGAGCAAAAATCAAAAAATGGCGCTTCAGTTCAAAGATATTTGTGTCATTTTAAGCGAGCGGGAACTAGCAATCGTGCCGACACAAAGCGCCAGGCTTGGGACCTGCTGACTTCGGGCGAGAGAAACGAATACAGTGTATCTGGCATTCCCAGGAACGCGTCAGCTAAGACACAACCCTCTGGTAACAGCATGAGAAGATCACAGAGAAAAAAGGGGAGAAATGGTGCCGCCACCAAGAGTCGAACTCGGGACCTACTGATTACAAGTCAGTTGCTCTACCAGCTGAGCTATAGCGGCACTGTGCTTAGCGGGATTACTCGGCTTAGCCTCGCCCTTCGGGCCGTCGCTACGCTTCGTTGTCTCGCTTCACTCGGCTCAAACCCCATCGGGGATTCTCACCCTCCAGGTGTTGGTGCCCGGAGCAGAGTGTTTTGCGTATATATAGATAGCAGAACTATCTATAAAGTGGCGCGCCTGGAGGGATTCGAACCCCCGACCAACAGGATCGGAACCTGCTACTCTATCCAGCTGAGCTACAGGCGCGCAATTCATCAGATATGACGAGGGCGGTATATTACCGATCTAACGGAGTACTGTCTATTGCTAAAATAGATTTTTCACTGATTCAGTCAGAGCGGCATTTCTGTGCCGAAGTAACTTAATTATAGTCACAGTTCACATCACTGAACCGATGCTGGTCGAAAGAGATAATCTGCGCTTCCCGCAACTGCTCCTTTCCTGCAGGAGGTATCAGGCTGGCCATCCGCCTGGCCTTCACCGCCCGGCTGAAATAAAACCCCTGAAACAGCTGACAGCCCCAATGTTCCAGAAATTCCAGCTGTTCCTTCTTTTCAACCCCTTCAGCAACCACATCAATACCCAGGGTACGGGCCATCGCTATAATCGTTGACACAATCGCCGCATCATTGCTGTCGGTCGTTATATCCTGCACGAACGACTGATCAATTTTCAGGGTACTCAGCGGCAGCTGTTTCAGATACTGTAACGAAGAATATCCGGTACCGAAGTCATCGAGTGCAAAACGGATACCCAGTCGGGAAAGCCGCTCCATTTTTAAGCGCACCGCTTCAATATTGTTGAACAGGACGCCCTCTGTCAGCTCAAATACCAGATACTCAGCCCTGACACCGCTGCTGAGTACAATCTCCTGAACCTGCTCGACGAAATCATTCTGCTGGAACTCCCGCGGACTGATGTTCACCGACACCACCAGTTTCTTTCCCTGCGCCTCCCAGGCAGCCATCTGCTTGCAGACCTCAGCAAGCACCCACTGACCTAAGCAGCAGATCAGGTCCGTCATCTCGGCAATCGGAATAAATGCCGCGGGGTTAACCGGCCCCTTCTCGCCATCTGACCAGCGAACCAGCGCTTCGGCACCGACAATTTTTCCACTCCCCCGAACCAATGGCTGATAACAGATATACAGCATGTTTTTATCAATCGCTTGTCGAAGGCTTGCCTCAACCTGTTGACGATGATCGGCACTATGCTGCATCTGCTCGAGAAAAAACTGTACCCGGTTGCGCCCCTCCTCTTTAGCCCGATACATCGCCAGATCAGCCTGCATAATCAGGTTTTCAAACTCGTCATTCTCTCCATCAAACAGGGCGATACCGATGCTGGGGGTCACCTGTAATGCCCGTCCGTCAATCTGATGAACCGAAGAGATAGACTGCCGAACCTTTTCCGCGACACTCAGGGCATTATGGCTGGCAGTGGACTCGCTGGTTCCCAGGTCAGGTAGTAATACAACAAATTCATCCCCCCCCAGCCTGGCTGGCGTGTCTGCCTCCCTTATCGCTTTGCGTATACGCGCCGACACACTGTTCAGCACGGCATCACCGACACTATGTCCCAGTGAATCATTGATCGCTTTAAAATGGTCCAGATCCATATATAACAGTGCACCGATCTGTTCAGACCGCTTTGCCCGTATCACCTCATGCTCCATGCTCTGCATTAACAGCCGGCGATTCGCCAGTCCGGTCAGTGGATCAAAGTACACGTGCTGCTCAATCGTTGCCTGGTGAGACTTTAACTCCTTTGCGTTGCGGTTTATCTGCCCCAGCATACGGTTAAAACCACTTATCAGGGCATGAAGTTCACCCGACTTATCGTCTTCAGGGATTTTCAGGGCGAAATTCTGATGTAAGGTAACCTGCTCCATTGCATCTATAATTTTATCCACAGGCTCCGAAATCCCACGCTGTATTCGCTTGGAGAGCAGAGAAACCCCCAACAGAGAGAAGCAATACAGCGCGGTACCAAACAGCAGATAGATAAGCATCTGCCTTTTGACTGCAGCCAGCCCATATTGCAGATAGAGCTGCCCCACCAGCTCACCTTCCACTCTTAAGGGAACGCTGTATTCGAGTAGTTCAAAATCGATTTTATAGGCGCTTTCAAGCTGAGCCCGAAGTCGCAGGGAGGGTGTGGGCAGCGATTGGACCAGTCCCGGCTTAGTCAGTTTAACCAGCTCAGAACCATCATTCCGATAAACATATATCCCCAGCAGATTGGGTTCAGAGAAATAACTTTCCAGCAACAGGGTCGCCAGCATCGGAGACTCTGTCATGACGACATGAGCAAGCTGGGGAGAGGTCAGCCCTGAAAAAACATGGGCTCTGTCAACCAAATGACGGCGATGGTTATAAAACTCGACACTCATTACCACCAGCCCCGTAATCAGCAGGACCACGGCAACCGAAGTCACAAATAAACGGTGCAGTCTGCCGGTAACAGACAATATCGGACGCTTACTCACCAGAACATCCCTGCGAATCCGCGCCTTCGATACAGACCAACAGATAAAAAAGACTATCAGTTACCATAATAAATCCTTTTACGGTATTTAAATCATGCGACAACTGACTGGCTCACAGTCCTGCAAGGGAATTAGAATCTTGAATTGTAACGCTACAAAATAACGCCAACGTCTTCCGTAGGCAACAACAGTCGCATTTTAACTGCCCAAAATGATAACAACCGATTTCATTCGTCGCGTTTTCAGCTGTCGGCTGACTAATTATTTAGTCCTGATAATAGCATCACCCATTTTCGTTGTGCCTATTTACCGCTATAATCCCGGCCGAATAATAATTTATAGACGCTGTAACAGCCCCATAGAGGGCATCCCGACAGCTACCTTTTTCTAAAATTAGCGATGATGAGGTCGTGACTGTGAGTAAATTTGCTGCCAAAGCTATTTCTGCCCTGTTTGCTGTAGCACTGGGTTTTCTGGCCACCTCGGCTATAGCCAACACTGATAACGCTGCTATTGCAGAGCGTCTTCAAAAAGTGGGTTCTGTCTGCGTAGAAGGCGATGACTGTGGTGGTGCAGCTGCCCCTGCTGCCGCTGCCGGTGCACGTTCCGGGTCAGATGTTTACACTGCCAGCTGCGCCGCATGCCACGCCTCCGGCGTACTGGATGCGCCAAAGTTTGGCACCAGTGACTGGGCTGACCGCGGTGCTAAAGGCATGGATACATTGCTGAACAGCGCCCTGAACGGTTTCAACGCTATGCCACCACGCGGCACCTGCGGCACCTGTTCTGACGAAGAGATAAAAGCCGCCGTTGAGTATATGGTCGACAGTGCCAAGTAAGCTTAACGAAGCGAACTAAACCCGATAAAAAGGCCGCATCAGCGGCCTTTTTTATAACGGTATTAATCAAAGATCGTCCAGCAAGCCCCGCAGACCGCTCAGAGTAGCATTACCCCGCGCTTTATTGGTCACTTCACAAACCTCTCCCCGGCCTTCAAAGGTCAGGTCATCTTCAGGCAGCTCATCAAGAAAACGGCTTGGCTGACAATCGATCAGCTCACCAAACTGTTTACGTTTACGCGCCAGCGTCATCGTCAGCGTCTGCTTAGCCCGGGTAATTCCCACATAGGCCAGCCGCCGCTCCTCTTCAATATCACCATTCTCGATACTGTTGCGATGGGGCAGAATCTCCTCCTCCATCCCCATCAGGTAGACATGATTAAACTCCAGCCCCTTGGATGCATGGAGTGTCATCAACTGTACCCGGTCAGAGTCATCTTCCTCTTCCTGTCGTTCCATAATATCCATCAGCACGAGTCGGGCGATAGCCTCCCTGATACCCGCCTCGGGATCATCCTCCCGCAAACGCTCCAGCGTATTACGCAGTGAATCAACCAGTATCCAGACATTCTGCATCCGCCGATCAGCAACCGCTTCACCGGAACTGTTCTGAGCGATCCAGCCGGCAAAATCAATATCCTCTATCATCTTCCGAATAGCATCGATAGGATCACCCCGTTCACACTGCTGATAGATCCCTTCCAGCCAGTTCTTAAAGCGCTGTAACCGTTCAACCTGCGCCGGCTTTAACACCTGCTCCAGGCCCAGCTCACTACAGGCATTGAACAGACTGCAATGCCGCTCAGAGGCATACTCTCCCAACCCCTGCAGTGTCGTATGACCGATCTC belongs to Amphritea atlantica and includes:
- a CDS encoding transglutaminase family protein: MIYRIRHITHYEYEKPVTLCYNRAYLLPRDTEYQSCTDSRIQIYPAYTLGQQRTDYFGNKAYFFSLEQPHQELKIDVTTDIRVHESKYARECELNLDFGNTCGQALVALQESRELAVLEAREFVLNSPMIKTAAGLREYARSSFTSNRPLLSAVRELTQRIYTDFTYDPESTSIATPLDEVLRNKRGVCQDFAHLAIGCLRSLGFPARYVSGYLETLPPPGQEKLVGSDASHAWFAVFSPGEGWFEFDPTNNNMPAEHHITTAWGRDYGDVSPLKGVFFDGGKSQKLTVSVDVSRLKN
- a CDS encoding transglutaminase family protein; the protein is MAIRTAIHHITEYRFDKAVKMSPHTIRLRPAAHSRTPIKAYSLKISPENHFINWQQDPFGNFLARLVFPEKSDHLRVEVEVIADMTVINPFDFFLEEYAEKFPFTYEKELLSELKPYLEIVDDGPLIQEWVRSVPREPMPTNDFLVYLNQRLESAIDYNIRMEPGVQTSEETLELKRGSCRDTAWLLVQVLRHLGLAARFASGYLVQLVADVKALDGPSGTDKDFTDLHAWCEVFIPGAGWIGLDPTSGLFAGEGHIPLACTPSPRSAAPIAGGIDPCEVEFAFSNEVTRIHEDPRVTKPYTEQQWQCIEALGAAVDQQLIDQDVRLTMGGEPTFVSIDDMDGAQWNTEALGEDKLRLAKDLLLRLREKFAPGGLLHYGQGKWYPGEEVPRWALGCFWRTDGQPLWRDSRLLARVDKDYGVTRKTAKKFAQLLAEKAGLPSRRVIPAYEDSLYYLWKEQSLPENVDPRKADLKDDLERKKLAQLLSQDLGKPVGYCLPLGWNYDTQHWRSSPWPLRRDTLTLIPGDSPVGLRLPLNSLPLMTDEELHREHARDPFAPVEALPDAGVSAALASADGSESEPVDKATTPVEVVRTTLCIEPRNGCLYLFLPPLEHLEHYIALIELIEDTAAEFDLPVVIEGYEAPKDERIRCFKVTPDPGVIEVNIHPSDNWRDLSDNTQMLYEEARLSRLGAEKFMLDGRHTGTGGGNHITLGAATAADSPFLRRPDLLRSFVTYWQHHPGLSYLFSGMFIGPTSQAPRVDEGREEMLYELETAFDLMPEGIVDQPWLIDRLMRNLLVDITGNTHRSEFCIDKLYSPGLSSGRQGLLEFRGFEMPPHPQMALVQALLIRCLMARFWQDPYKKPLVRWGTDLHDRFMMPHYVWADIREVVKDLQEHGIPFQQEWLAPFEEFRFPHYGSVNIDDVRIELRWAIEPWHVLGEEVGSFGTARFVDSSVERLQIRVEGLTPDRYVLACNGRRIPLRSTGRQGEFVAAVRYKAWAPQSALHPTIGVHSPLIFDLIDTWNGQTIGGCSYHVVHPGGRSYETFPINAFEAESRRINRFGDTEHTPTPPATTHMPEFSGIREFFANNAPPRAMAPPAEMPTNEYPHTLDLRRQMET
- a CDS encoding circularly permuted type 2 ATP-grasp protein, which encodes MERRAAESPDGLQYSPAGSGYDEVYGDQSQIQAHWQYLLDGLKTLGVQGIRDRQLKAERILRDDGATYNSGSPSAATWQLDPVPALISSEEWAGIEAGLQERAELLDLVLKDIYGNRDLIRLGILPPELLYSHGGFLRACDGLSLPGEHQLVMHATDMVRDHTGRMQVIGDRTQAPSGSGYALENRTVMSRVLPSLFRDSHVHRLSLFFQSLRLKLNSLASSITNEQPRIVILTPGSYNETYFEHTYLANYLGFPLVQGSDLRVSKGYLWMKSLGGLERVDVVLRRVDDFYCDPVELKSDSRLGVPGLLEVVRAGRVIVANPMGSGFLENPALLRYLPQIASHFLGREPQLSSVTTYWCGDPQDLTYVIENISRLVIKSCFRKPSDQSVFGSTLDETQRQALIDKIRKEPLKFVAQEYIRPSTAPSWRDNQLLPRPSVLRGYSVATSSSYNVMPGGLTRVGNLADSLNLSNLRGAISKDTWILASEPEKQVSLLEQRPLPAPVKTQMQPRISFPCRVVENLYWMGRYAVRAESALRLLRTVFVQLNSTYHMPAETRKVLLQAVTQLTTTYPGFVVPDESASVQPEAELLSVVLDGKRAGSVTANLNSLLECSDQVREMLSADTQRVINDLRDELNGLADSLKQGLTAAPEEALDPLVTTLLALSGLWQESMVRGLGWRFIDMGLRVEKALQGVSLIRSSLVTVLPEYQQLQVLESILLSSEVLITFRRRDHSGSDMAQGLELLLHDSSNPRSVFYQVDQLRRHLEVLPSAVHGAGLAEEDRCMLEASSAIQLSTLDALVAEDNKTKTRAALDQLLARLQYLLQETSNQISTKYFDQVKVHQQLVRTDWDEEL